A single window of Nocardia sp. NBC_01327 DNA harbors:
- a CDS encoding ThiF family adenylyltransferase — protein MSVSGGSRTSIDGRDIWNRNPDVQWHVSAFQAPRSGADPTDQVRWLQELRARILYDNGRRPGFRDAAGAHVDDQELDYGAWHFVARRHPDGPVLGYIRLSTPATGELFQSRAHLGEQQYERLLAAEGAGVEDTYEHSRLVVEHRARKLGLGAYLNAVAIGAAHHLGAKIMIGTSGTRDGQDQFHGRFGFHPVAGTRCYVERYTEEVVILLHRTAAGAGEYTDLVGRMRAEFPALTSDDLGIPTSGDLGAWTAAGIESRDAPAALVAAAVPDADGWQPVLLEPTYAADHAALTALLESGRVTAVHDTITSQLAELIRCREPDRRYAGAELERKIDEQLAGVEAWAYGSWVWYPWSGRLVHVLPREEFRLVRTDRNREKIQRPQQRRLLDRRIGIVGLSVGNSAAVTLALEGVGGAFRLADFDELSLSNMNRLRAGVHHLGIGKAVICARQMFEIDPYLDIEIMTSGLTETTMAEFFHGDRTPIDLLVEECDTPYVKIAARECARALGIPVVMDCNDRGMLDIERFDLEPDRPLLHGRIGDLRAADLPELSDQEKADLILAMVDAERISPELASAFGEIGRTLSSWPQLASDVALGGALVTSAARRILLGSHCESGRYYIDLDTLIAPAYNTAALDGART, from the coding sequence GTGTCGGTATCTGGCGGATCTCGCACGTCCATCGACGGACGCGATATCTGGAACCGCAATCCTGATGTGCAGTGGCATGTTTCGGCGTTCCAAGCACCCCGCAGCGGGGCCGACCCCACCGATCAGGTGCGGTGGTTACAGGAGCTGCGGGCTCGAATCCTGTACGACAACGGCCGGCGGCCGGGCTTCCGCGATGCCGCCGGCGCCCATGTCGACGATCAGGAATTGGATTACGGTGCCTGGCATTTCGTCGCCCGGCGACATCCGGACGGCCCGGTGCTGGGGTATATCCGGCTCTCGACCCCGGCGACCGGTGAGCTGTTCCAGTCCCGGGCGCATCTGGGTGAACAGCAGTACGAACGACTGCTGGCCGCCGAAGGCGCCGGGGTCGAGGACACCTACGAGCACAGTCGGCTGGTGGTGGAGCATCGAGCCCGCAAGCTGGGGCTCGGCGCCTATCTGAACGCGGTCGCGATCGGCGCCGCGCATCATCTCGGAGCCAAGATCATGATCGGCACGTCGGGGACCCGGGACGGCCAGGATCAGTTCCACGGCCGGTTCGGATTTCATCCCGTGGCGGGGACTCGCTGCTATGTCGAGCGCTATACCGAGGAGGTGGTGATCCTGCTGCACCGGACCGCGGCGGGAGCGGGTGAATACACCGATCTGGTGGGCCGCATGCGTGCGGAGTTCCCAGCGCTGACGAGTGACGATCTCGGCATACCGACGAGCGGCGATCTCGGTGCGTGGACTGCGGCCGGGATCGAAAGCCGCGATGCGCCAGCGGCTCTGGTGGCGGCAGCCGTGCCGGATGCCGACGGGTGGCAGCCGGTGCTGCTCGAACCCACCTACGCCGCCGACCATGCGGCCTTGACCGCGCTCCTGGAATCGGGCCGGGTCACCGCCGTGCACGACACCATCACCTCGCAATTGGCCGAGCTGATCCGCTGCCGGGAGCCCGATCGCCGCTATGCGGGGGCCGAACTCGAGCGGAAGATCGACGAGCAGCTGGCCGGGGTCGAGGCCTGGGCCTACGGCAGCTGGGTCTGGTACCCCTGGTCTGGGCGGCTGGTGCATGTGCTGCCGCGCGAGGAGTTCCGGCTCGTCCGCACCGACCGCAATCGCGAGAAGATCCAACGCCCGCAGCAACGCCGGCTGCTCGATCGCCGGATCGGGATCGTCGGACTGTCGGTCGGCAACAGCGCCGCGGTCACGCTCGCGCTCGAAGGCGTCGGTGGCGCGTTCCGGCTCGCCGACTTCGACGAACTGAGCCTGTCCAATATGAACAGGCTGCGTGCGGGCGTACATCATCTCGGCATCGGCAAGGCGGTGATCTGCGCACGCCAAATGTTCGAGATCGACCCGTATCTGGATATCGAGATCATGACGAGCGGGCTCACCGAGACCACCATGGCCGAGTTCTTCCACGGCGATCGGACACCGATCGATCTGCTGGTGGAGGAGTGCGATACGCCGTACGTCAAGATCGCGGCTCGGGAATGCGCTCGCGCACTGGGGATTCCGGTGGTCATGGATTGCAATGATCGCGGCATGCTCGATATCGAACGCTTCGATCTGGAGCCGGATCGGCCACTGCTGCACGGCAGAATCGGCGACCTCCGCGCTGCCGATCTGCCCGAGCTCTCGGATCAAGAGAAAGCGGATCTCATCTTGGCCATGGTCGATGCCGAACGAATCAGCCCCGAACTCGCCTCCGCATTCGGGGAAATCGGCCGGACACTGAGCAGTTGGCCGCAATTGGCCTCCGATGTGGCACTCGGCGGAGCGCTGGTCACCTCGGCCGCGCGCCGTATCCTGCTCGGCAGTCACTGCGAATCGGGCCGGTACTACATCGATCTCGATACCCTGATCGCCCCCGCGTACAACACCGCCGCGCTGGACGGTGCCCGCACATGA
- a CDS encoding amidohydrolase: MSGAEPWIIGAVPSINSRVASITADLAELYRDLHAHPELSFAEHRTAAIVARRAKALGYEVTEGVGGTGVVTRLANGPGPLIMLRADMDALPLREQTELPYASSATDPDSGRPTMHACGHDMHVTCLLGTLEMLAADRDRWSGTVLGVFQPGEEIGLGAQAMVDDGLFERFGKPEIVLAQHVLPIAVGTVATRPGAILSANDSLRITLHGRGGHSSRPETTVDPIVMAAATVMRLQTIVSREIAASDQAVVTVGTLHAGTKENIIADQAELGLSIRTYSPELRAKVLEAIRRIVDAEAEAAGADRPPTIESLTRLPVTINEPVALDKTRAALRAALGAEQVLEMGAFPASEDVGYLAEAAGAPLSFWFFGGADPAKVAAAQEKGTTDQDIPMNHSPYFAPLAEPTIAHGVTALTAAALAWLDARRAGDVPA; encoded by the coding sequence ATGAGCGGCGCCGAGCCGTGGATCATAGGCGCTGTGCCGTCGATCAACAGTCGTGTCGCCAGCATTACCGCCGATCTAGCGGAGCTGTACCGAGACCTGCACGCGCATCCGGAATTGTCCTTCGCCGAGCACCGCACCGCGGCGATCGTCGCCCGGCGCGCGAAGGCCCTCGGTTATGAGGTGACGGAAGGAGTCGGAGGGACCGGTGTTGTCACCCGCCTCGCCAACGGCCCCGGCCCGCTGATCATGCTGCGCGCGGATATGGACGCACTGCCGCTGCGCGAGCAGACCGAACTGCCCTACGCCTCGAGCGCCACCGATCCGGACAGCGGCCGGCCGACCATGCACGCCTGCGGCCACGATATGCACGTCACCTGCCTGCTCGGCACGCTCGAAATGCTGGCGGCCGACCGGGATCGGTGGTCCGGCACCGTGCTCGGGGTGTTCCAGCCGGGTGAGGAGATCGGCCTCGGCGCGCAGGCCATGGTCGACGACGGATTGTTCGAACGCTTCGGGAAGCCGGAAATCGTGCTGGCCCAGCATGTCCTGCCGATCGCGGTGGGCACCGTGGCGACACGCCCGGGCGCGATCCTCTCCGCGAACGACAGCTTGCGGATCACCCTGCACGGCCGCGGTGGCCACAGTTCGCGCCCCGAGACGACGGTCGATCCGATCGTGATGGCCGCCGCGACCGTCATGCGCCTGCAGACCATCGTGTCCCGTGAGATCGCCGCATCCGACCAGGCCGTCGTCACCGTCGGCACGCTGCACGCGGGCACCAAGGAGAACATCATCGCCGATCAGGCCGAATTGGGCCTGAGCATTCGGACCTATTCGCCCGAACTGCGCGCCAAGGTGCTCGAGGCGATACGGCGGATCGTGGATGCGGAGGCCGAGGCCGCGGGCGCCGACCGCCCGCCGACGATCGAGTCGCTGACCCGGCTGCCCGTCACCATCAACGAACCTGTCGCACTGGACAAGACGCGCGCCGCGCTGCGGGCCGCTCTCGGCGCCGAGCAGGTCCTGGAGATGGGCGCCTTCCCGGCCAGCGAGGACGTCGGCTACCTCGCCGAGGCCGCCGGTGCGCCGCTGTCCTTCTGGTTCTTCGGCGGTGCGGACCCGGCGAAAGTCGCGGCCGCACAGGAAAAGGGCACGACCGACCAGGACATCCCGATGAACCACTCGCCGTACTTCGCGCCGCTTGCCGAGCCCACCATCGCCCACGGCGTCACCGCGCTCACCGCGGCGGCCCTCGCCTGGCTCGATGCGCGCCGCGCCGGTGACGTCCCGGCGTAA
- a CDS encoding VWA domain-containing protein, with product MTNHETRRQILYWRLLAGVFTGDQQPTLEQASAGIVDDLGLPLAVLDPGISIDNVVQRYPEMQAEFDNLDFSEAGDTGTRDAGTGDAGTEAEPSEAVAATPHSIGAADVRTAALVSKLLLNVFATGSGQVSATQLAGWQSDAQWLRRCLGEEQAGSVQGVLTGLEGELVSRMRLREVLADPHLAAQLTPSMSLIEQLLRDKHNLSGVALANAKRLIRRYIDEVAEVLRTQVQQTSVGTVDRSVPPKRILRNLDVDRTIWKNLPNWNPQDERLYVDRLYYRQTAKRTVPARMIVVVDQSGSMVDSMVNCTILASIFAGLPKVDVHLIAYDTRALDLTPWVHDPFEVLLRTNLGGGNDGPIAMAMAQPKITDPKNTVLVWISDFYEFDRSQPLFESMEAVHRSGVKLIPVGSVNSSGHQSVNPWFRERFKALGTPVLSGRIQKLVHELKNFLD from the coding sequence ATGACAAATCACGAGACACGGCGCCAGATCCTGTACTGGCGTCTGCTGGCCGGCGTCTTCACCGGGGATCAGCAGCCGACGCTGGAGCAGGCGAGCGCGGGGATCGTCGACGATCTGGGATTGCCGCTGGCAGTGCTCGATCCGGGCATCTCCATCGACAATGTGGTGCAACGGTATCCGGAGATGCAGGCGGAATTCGACAACCTCGATTTCTCCGAGGCCGGGGATACCGGGACCAGGGATGCTGGGACCGGGGATGCTGGGACCGAGGCCGAGCCGAGCGAGGCCGTCGCCGCGACGCCCCACTCCATCGGCGCGGCCGATGTCCGCACTGCCGCACTGGTTTCCAAGCTGCTGCTGAACGTCTTCGCCACCGGCTCCGGTCAGGTCAGCGCAACCCAGCTGGCGGGCTGGCAGTCCGATGCCCAGTGGCTGCGCCGCTGCCTGGGCGAAGAGCAGGCCGGTTCGGTACAGGGTGTGCTCACCGGCCTCGAAGGCGAGCTGGTGTCCCGTATGCGGCTGCGCGAAGTGCTGGCGGATCCACACCTGGCCGCCCAGCTCACCCCGAGCATGTCGCTCATCGAACAGCTGCTGCGCGATAAGCACAATCTGTCCGGCGTGGCCCTGGCCAATGCCAAACGCCTGATCCGCCGCTATATCGACGAGGTCGCCGAGGTCCTGCGCACCCAGGTGCAGCAGACCAGCGTCGGCACCGTCGACCGCTCGGTCCCGCCCAAACGCATTCTGCGCAATCTGGATGTGGACCGGACCATCTGGAAGAACCTGCCCAACTGGAACCCCCAGGACGAGCGCCTCTACGTCGACCGGCTCTACTACCGGCAGACCGCCAAGCGCACCGTCCCCGCCCGCATGATCGTGGTGGTGGACCAGTCCGGTTCCATGGTCGACTCCATGGTGAACTGCACCATTCTGGCGTCGATCTTCGCGGGCCTGCCCAAGGTGGATGTGCATCTCATCGCCTACGACACCCGCGCCCTGGATCTCACCCCGTGGGTGCACGATCCGTTCGAGGTGCTGCTGCGCACCAATCTCGGCGGCGGCAATGACGGCCCGATCGCCATGGCCATGGCCCAGCCCAAGATCACCGACCCGAAAAACACCGTGCTGGTGTGGATTTCGGACTTCTACGAGTTCGACCGCTCACAGCCGCTGTTCGAGTCCATGGAGGCGGTGCACCGCTCCGGGGTGAAGCTCATCCCGGTCGGCTCGGTGAACAGCTCCGGCCATCAGAGCGTCAATCCGTGGTTCCGCGAACGGTTCAAAGCCCTGGGCACCCCGGTGCTTTCCGGACGCATCCAGAAGCTCGTGCACGAACTCAAGAACTTTCTCGACTAG
- a CDS encoding 3-oxoacyl-ACP synthase III family protein, protein MTMTYATDQPQSPPVRPPVPLPITVSGSGIHLPDTVVTNADLTRTLDTSAEWIVARTGIRERRRLAPELAVSDMCIAAAPAALAEAGIAARDLDAVIVATYTYDQPLPSTALMVKDRLGAGRALPIDITQAACANGLQAILLAAHLLQVSARAVLVVAADCASRVTDPLNRTTGVFFGDAAGAVVLTRTETTGAGLLAWDFGSQLSHDVEIRAGGSRLPTSARTVAEREHYLRMDGRAVWAAATTRLPESIRAAAYHAGLDVTEIDHFFLHQANLNILTAAMTELEVPMRRAPITLDTLGNTGSAGVLTALHQARTDARLHPGDTYVLSAIGAGFQWGTLCFRQG, encoded by the coding sequence ATGACCATGACCTACGCGACCGATCAACCGCAGTCCCCGCCGGTGCGGCCGCCCGTGCCGCTACCGATCACGGTGTCGGGCTCCGGCATTCATCTGCCCGATACGGTCGTCACCAACGCCGACCTCACCCGGACGCTGGATACCTCGGCCGAATGGATCGTCGCGCGCACCGGTATCCGGGAACGCCGGCGCCTGGCGCCGGAGCTGGCGGTTTCGGATATGTGCATCGCCGCCGCTCCCGCGGCACTTGCCGAGGCGGGGATCGCAGCTCGCGATCTCGACGCCGTCATCGTCGCGACCTATACCTACGACCAGCCGCTTCCCTCGACGGCGCTGATGGTCAAGGACCGCCTCGGCGCCGGACGGGCGCTGCCCATCGACATCACCCAGGCAGCCTGCGCCAATGGGCTGCAAGCCATTCTGCTCGCGGCCCATCTGTTGCAGGTTTCCGCACGGGCGGTGCTGGTCGTCGCCGCCGACTGCGCCTCCCGGGTCACCGATCCCCTGAACCGCACCACCGGTGTCTTCTTCGGCGACGCCGCCGGGGCCGTGGTGCTGACCCGCACCGAAACCACCGGCGCCGGACTTCTGGCCTGGGACTTCGGATCTCAGCTCTCCCATGACGTCGAGATCCGGGCCGGTGGATCCCGGCTACCGACCAGCGCCCGGACCGTCGCCGAGCGCGAACACTATCTCCGGATGGACGGTCGTGCGGTGTGGGCGGCGGCGACCACCCGGCTGCCGGAAAGCATCCGCGCCGCCGCCTACCACGCCGGGCTCGATGTCACCGAAATCGACCATTTCTTCCTGCACCAGGCCAATCTCAATATCCTCACCGCCGCGATGACCGAGCTCGAAGTGCCGATGCGGCGTGCGCCCATCACTCTCGACACCCTCGGCAATACCGGCTCCGCGGGGGTGCTGACCGCTCTGCATCAGGCGCGCACCGATGCCCGTCTCCACCCCGGCGATACCTATGTTCTCTCCGCCATCGGAGCCGGATTCCAGTGGGGCACATTATGTTTCCGTCAGGGATAG
- a CDS encoding SAM-dependent methyltransferase, whose amino-acid sequence MDRVIPLDQPHTSRIYDYFLGGKDNYEADRKAAEEILQAWPDIRTAARVNRQFMQRSTRFLAEAGIRQFLDIGTGIPTEPNLHQIAQRAAPDARVVYVDNDPVVMAHARALMPGGTSGTTTYIQGDVTDPLAILAAPELGEVLDLSQPVGLSMIALLHFVEASVPAIVSAFLSALAPGSYLVICTITADFAPEQVVAAQDVYRVRRLPAQVRTHDEVTGWFSGLDLVEPGVVPPHRWGLVETTEISPAFDAKVSCYCGVGRKP is encoded by the coding sequence TTGGACAGGGTTATCCCGCTGGATCAGCCGCATACCTCGCGCATCTATGACTACTTCCTCGGGGGTAAGGACAACTACGAGGCCGACCGCAAGGCCGCGGAGGAGATTCTGCAGGCGTGGCCGGATATTCGGACCGCGGCGCGGGTGAATCGGCAGTTCATGCAGCGCAGTACGCGGTTCCTGGCCGAGGCGGGGATTCGGCAGTTCCTCGATATCGGGACCGGGATTCCGACCGAGCCGAATCTGCATCAGATCGCGCAGCGGGCCGCTCCGGATGCGCGGGTGGTGTACGTGGACAACGATCCGGTGGTGATGGCGCACGCGCGGGCCTTGATGCCCGGCGGAACCTCGGGGACGACGACCTATATCCAGGGTGACGTCACCGATCCGCTCGCGATCCTGGCCGCCCCGGAATTGGGTGAGGTGCTGGATCTATCCCAGCCGGTCGGTTTGAGCATGATCGCGCTCCTGCATTTTGTGGAGGCCAGCGTCCCGGCGATCGTCTCGGCCTTCCTGAGCGCTTTGGCTCCCGGCTCGTATCTGGTGATCTGCACGATCACCGCCGATTTCGCGCCGGAGCAGGTGGTCGCTGCCCAGGATGTGTATCGGGTGCGCAGATTGCCGGCGCAGGTGCGGACGCATGATGAGGTCACCGGGTGGTTCTCCGGTCTGGATCTGGTCGAGCCGGGTGTGGTGCCGCCACATCGATGGGGTCTGGTGGAGACCACCGAGATCTCCCCGGCCTTCGATGCCAAGGTCTCGTGCTACTGCGGCGTGGGCCGCAAGCCCTGA
- a CDS encoding lipase family protein → MSFSGWSQRVRILVAVASAVTAAVLYAPVGHTDQGPAGAAPTDATEWQSWIDHTVPKPVLPPAPSPPNAQLSPELASLWRSTLSPASGDPLFDDWPSGLDALKPGDPIEVRDVTATAAPLAGVPISRALLLKFRTTGASGGASFGTATLLIPAASWTGPGDRPVLVNAIPINSLGLQCTPSYAMAHGVNSKFSVGDLFPPATFLALSRGYGVLIPDHEGPRMAYAEPRVAGHVMLDAMRSVRAVEPNTLGQSRFAIGGYSGGAIAAYAADMLLGEYAPELSGSLAGVALGGLVTDYREVAHHFDGGLASGILMVVALAFAREHPELLNQLNNLGEWLATSPVKDTCGDSNGILGITGVPIEIATNNAHPLDTTVAAAMFGNSDFRDRTSAAPLYIYHGMLDIWVPETESLNLFADQCSRGVPAVYRSIPGEHTITLMVGFPGAIDWLDQRLRGDAAPSECPAPRPGS, encoded by the coding sequence GTGTCTTTCAGTGGGTGGTCGCAGCGTGTCCGAATACTCGTGGCCGTCGCCTCGGCGGTGACCGCGGCGGTGCTCTACGCCCCGGTGGGGCATACCGATCAGGGGCCCGCGGGTGCGGCGCCCACCGATGCCACTGAATGGCAGAGCTGGATCGACCACACGGTGCCGAAGCCGGTGCTGCCGCCGGCGCCGTCGCCCCCGAACGCGCAGTTGTCGCCCGAGCTCGCCTCGCTCTGGCGGTCCACGCTGTCGCCCGCCAGCGGTGATCCGCTCTTCGATGATTGGCCGAGCGGGTTGGATGCCCTGAAGCCCGGTGATCCGATCGAGGTCCGGGACGTCACGGCGACTGCCGCGCCACTGGCCGGGGTGCCGATCTCCCGGGCACTGCTGTTGAAGTTCCGGACCACCGGGGCCTCAGGCGGGGCGTCGTTCGGCACCGCCACCCTGCTCATCCCGGCCGCGAGCTGGACCGGTCCGGGTGACCGGCCGGTGCTGGTGAACGCGATCCCGATCAATTCGCTGGGGCTGCAGTGCACGCCCAGTTATGCGATGGCGCACGGTGTGAACAGCAAGTTCAGTGTCGGGGATCTGTTCCCGCCCGCCACTTTTCTGGCGCTGTCCCGGGGTTACGGGGTGCTCATCCCCGATCACGAGGGGCCGCGGATGGCCTACGCGGAACCGCGGGTAGCCGGGCACGTGATGCTGGACGCCATGCGATCGGTTCGCGCCGTGGAGCCGAATACGCTGGGGCAGAGCAGGTTTGCCATCGGCGGCTATTCCGGCGGCGCGATCGCCGCCTACGCGGCGGATATGCTGCTGGGGGAGTACGCGCCGGAGTTGTCCGGGTCGCTGGCGGGTGTCGCGCTGGGCGGGCTGGTCACCGACTATCGAGAAGTCGCACACCACTTCGACGGTGGTCTCGCCTCCGGGATCCTGATGGTGGTCGCGCTTGCCTTCGCCCGCGAACATCCCGAACTGCTGAACCAGCTGAACAACCTCGGCGAATGGCTGGCCACATCCCCCGTCAAGGACACCTGCGGCGACAGCAACGGCATTCTCGGCATCACCGGCGTCCCGATCGAGATCGCCACGAACAACGCCCACCCCCTCGACACCACGGTCGCCGCCGCCATGTTCGGCAATTCCGACTTCCGCGACCGCACATCCGCTGCGCCGCTGTACATCTACCACGGCATGCTCGATATCTGGGTCCCCGAAACCGAATCCCTCAACCTCTTCGCCGACCAGTGCTCCCGAGGCGTCCCCGCCGTCTACCGCTCCATCCCCGGCGAACACACCATCACCCTGATGGTCGGCTTCCCCGGCGCCATCGACTGGCTCGATCAACGACTACGCGGCGACGCAGCCCCCAGCGAATGCCCCGCCCCACGCCCGGGATCCTGA
- a CDS encoding methyltransferase, whose product MRAFQSRIGGPVLRRFADPQQILEQGMAFWSSRVVLTAVESGVFTELAVSPLSEPQLRDRLGWHPRATGPFLGALVDMGLLRRDRSGVYTNSRQAALFLDRAKPSYIGGLMELSSTRLYDLWSGLGDLLRTGRPGAEEEHGESEFFSSLYGDRAALRNFLAGMTGISTGEAMLIAKRFPWQRFRTFVDVGAAQGALPVRVALTHSHISGVSYDLPAVGPIFEEYVESFALSDRIGFVAGDMNDGPLPSADVICFGHLLHGYSETKRRELIAKSYEALPPGGVLLVYDAMTDPGGRNNLISFLSSLNIMLEMREGFEATTTQCSGWLRDAGFTHIKKRHLIGPTSMVFGRKPGRLPASS is encoded by the coding sequence ATGAGGGCATTTCAGAGCCGGATCGGCGGGCCGGTGCTGCGGCGTTTTGCCGATCCGCAGCAGATTCTGGAGCAGGGGATGGCGTTCTGGTCCTCGCGGGTTGTGCTCACGGCGGTCGAGTCCGGGGTTTTCACCGAGTTGGCGGTGAGTCCGCTGTCGGAGCCGCAATTGCGGGACCGGCTCGGGTGGCATCCGCGAGCCACCGGGCCGTTCCTCGGGGCGCTGGTCGATATGGGGCTGCTGCGGCGAGATCGCTCCGGGGTCTACACCAATTCGCGTCAGGCCGCACTGTTCCTGGACCGCGCCAAACCGAGCTATATCGGCGGGTTGATGGAGCTGTCGAGCACCCGGCTCTACGACCTGTGGTCGGGGCTGGGGGATCTGCTGCGGACCGGCAGGCCCGGGGCCGAGGAGGAACACGGCGAGAGTGAATTCTTCTCCTCCCTCTACGGCGACCGGGCAGCGCTGCGGAACTTCCTGGCCGGGATGACCGGAATCTCGACCGGCGAGGCGATGCTCATCGCCAAACGCTTTCCCTGGCAGCGCTTTCGGACATTCGTGGATGTCGGCGCGGCGCAGGGGGCGCTGCCCGTGCGGGTCGCGCTCACCCACTCCCATATCAGCGGGGTCAGCTACGACCTGCCCGCGGTGGGCCCGATCTTCGAGGAATACGTCGAGTCGTTCGCGCTGAGCGACCGGATCGGCTTCGTCGCGGGCGATATGAACGACGGCCCACTGCCGAGCGCGGACGTGATCTGCTTCGGCCACCTGCTGCACGGCTACAGCGAAACCAAGCGGCGCGAACTGATCGCCAAATCCTACGAGGCGCTGCCGCCCGGTGGCGTGCTGCTGGTCTACGACGCCATGACCGATCCGGGCGGCAGGAACAATCTCATCAGCTTCCTGTCCAGCTTGAACATCATGCTGGAGATGCGCGAGGGCTTCGAAGCCACAACCACCCAGTGCTCCGGCTGGCTTCGCGACGCGGGATTCACCCACATCAAGAAGCGGCATCTGATCGGCCCGACCTCGATGGTGTTCGGGCGCAAACCGGGACGACTGCCCGCCTCGTCATGA